The Antarcticibacterium sp. 1MA-6-2 genome has a window encoding:
- a CDS encoding PQQ-binding-like beta-propeller repeat protein codes for MEEFSHGAPPSEKRWEITGVGAFYASPVISSDESTVYFLNTSQGKIWAVNTEDGTEKWESPVGLDAGVHGSSLSMDTDGTIYFTTKTHVVAISDEGGTGSVKWQTAVNDASNSGVVIGPEGDLYVGSIGGLLALDPSSGEIKWTFEAEIAESVPAVDVNGYIYVGATNGNFFVVNPEGEQIKSWTLGDSVVNSPTITENGTVYVEATEMLQIKLYKIVVENSGPAVSPWPMKGQNVKNTGVAQ; via the coding sequence ATGGAGGAGTTTTCTCATGGAGCCCCACCTAGTGAAAAACGTTGGGAAATTACAGGTGTTGGTGCTTTTTATGCCTCTCCGGTAATTAGTTCAGACGAAAGTACCGTCTACTTCCTCAATACCAGCCAGGGTAAGATCTGGGCAGTTAATACTGAAGATGGTACAGAAAAATGGGAATCACCTGTAGGATTGGACGCAGGGGTTCATGGATCCTCATTATCAATGGATACTGACGGAACTATTTACTTTACTACAAAGACACATGTAGTGGCAATTTCAGATGAGGGTGGAACAGGATCAGTAAAATGGCAGACAGCAGTTAATGATGCTTCAAATTCAGGAGTCGTGATAGGGCCTGAAGGAGATTTATATGTAGGTTCAATAGGAGGACTTTTGGCTCTTGACCCATCAAGCGGTGAGATTAAATGGACTTTCGAGGCTGAGATTGCCGAAAGCGTTCCTGCAGTTGATGTAAATGGGTACATCTATGTGGGTGCCACTAATGGAAATTTCTTTGTGGTTAATCCTGAGGGTGAACAAATAAAAAGTTGGACTCTTGGAGATAGCGTTGTGAACTCTCCAACTATTACTGAAAATGGAACCGTGTACGTTGAAGCTACAGAGATGTTACAAATAAAGCTGTATAAAATTGTTGTTGAGAATAGTGGACCTGCAGTCTCCCCATGGCCTATGAAAGGGCAGAATGTAAAGAATACAGGTGTTGCTCAATAA
- a CDS encoding creatininase family protein — MRPYILAESNWSEVKKNKAEVAVLPWGATEAHNYHLPYATDNFQIEAFATEAGKQAWENGAKVIILPNIPFGVNTGQTDIDLCINLYPSTQLAILNDIAEVLNNHGIYKLILLNGHGGNNFKALLREVGARFPKILFVTTSFFQTVDRNQFFEESGDHADEMETSLMLHLRPDLVSGLEKAGSGEEKKSRITGIKEGWAWSERKWNMVSEDTGIGNPKKATKEKGEKFFNAVSEKLAGLFTEVAGIDIQQRYEE; from the coding sequence ATGCGACCATATATTTTAGCCGAATCCAACTGGAGCGAAGTAAAAAAGAATAAAGCAGAAGTAGCCGTCCTGCCGTGGGGAGCTACAGAGGCACATAACTATCATCTGCCTTATGCTACAGACAATTTTCAAATAGAGGCATTTGCTACAGAGGCGGGAAAACAAGCCTGGGAAAATGGAGCTAAAGTTATAATTTTGCCCAATATACCTTTTGGTGTAAATACAGGGCAAACAGATATCGATCTGTGCATTAATTTATATCCGTCTACACAATTGGCAATTCTTAACGATATTGCAGAGGTTTTAAACAATCACGGCATTTATAAACTTATATTGTTAAACGGTCACGGGGGAAATAATTTTAAGGCCTTGCTAAGAGAAGTGGGAGCGAGGTTTCCCAAAATATTATTTGTTACCACTAGCTTTTTTCAGACGGTAGATAGGAACCAATTTTTTGAAGAATCCGGAGATCACGCCGATGAAATGGAAACCAGCCTCATGCTGCACTTGCGGCCAGATCTTGTATCGGGATTAGAAAAGGCAGGAAGCGGAGAGGAGAAAAAGTCCAGGATCACTGGGATCAAAGAAGGATGGGCCTGGTCTGAACGTAAATGGAATATGGTATCAGAAGATACCGGAATTGGAAATCCTAAAAAAGCCACTAAAGAAAAAGGCGAAAAGTTTTTTAATGCCGTAAGCGAGAAACTTGCGGGGCTTTTTACAGAAGTAGCAGGGATAGATATACAACAGCGTTACGAGGAATAG
- a CDS encoding DUF1080 domain-containing protein, with product MKKGIIGILLFASIVACKDKKEEVQASSAVESQQSSKTDLFNGENLENWTVHGTEKWYVEDGELICESGPDKEYGYLATKQSFKDFELDLDFKQEADGNSGVFIRSSVDGTKVSGWQVEVAPPGNDTGGIYESYGREWLVQIPDEKEDILKPGKWNHLKIRAVGDSVTTWLNGEKMVELKDEKIGAAEGSIALQIHSGGGIKVRWKNIKIREIEENN from the coding sequence ATGAAAAAAGGAATTATAGGTATTTTATTGTTCGCTTCCATCGTTGCCTGCAAAGATAAGAAGGAGGAAGTGCAAGCATCTTCGGCTGTAGAGAGTCAGCAGAGTTCGAAAACTGACCTTTTCAATGGTGAGAATTTAGAAAACTGGACAGTACATGGCACTGAGAAATGGTATGTAGAAGATGGGGAATTGATTTGTGAAAGTGGTCCTGATAAGGAATATGGATATCTTGCCACAAAGCAATCTTTTAAAGACTTTGAATTAGATCTGGATTTTAAACAGGAAGCAGATGGGAATAGTGGAGTTTTTATTCGATCATCTGTAGACGGTACAAAGGTGTCTGGCTGGCAGGTAGAAGTAGCGCCTCCCGGTAATGATACAGGAGGAATATATGAATCTTATGGCAGGGAATGGCTGGTACAAATCCCTGATGAAAAGGAGGATATACTAAAACCAGGAAAGTGGAATCACCTAAAAATTAGAGCTGTTGGAGATAGTGTAACAACCTGGTTGAACGGGGAAAAGATGGTGGAATTGAAAGATGAAAAAATTGGTGCGGCTGAGGGTTCCATTGCTTTGCAAATCCACAGTGGTGGCGGAATAAAGGTTCGTTGGAAGAATATTAAAATCCGCGAAATAGAAGAAAATAATTAG
- a CDS encoding family 20 glycosylhydrolase, producing the protein MKQLVWTEHVLNDEMLDDRFWPRTLAVAEIGWSPDEKRNFEDFTLRVAQQGERLNNMGIHFHPSPEVEWIESEKSNKPGSVFSDFEPGEVN; encoded by the coding sequence TTGAAGCAATTGGTATGGACAGAGCACGTCTTAAATGATGAGATGCTGGATGATCGCTTTTGGCCACGAACATTAGCTGTGGCTGAAATTGGATGGTCTCCTGATGAAAAACGCAATTTTGAGGATTTTACCCTCCGCGTGGCTCAACAGGGCGAACGTCTTAATAATATGGGAATACATTTTCATCCAAGTCCCGAAGTTGAGTGGATAGAATCTGAAAAGTCAAATAAACCTGGTTCTGTTTTTTCTGATTTTGAACCGGGTGAGGTAAATTAA
- a CDS encoding M81 family metallopeptidase, with protein sequence MKKAIFLTIFFSLVMYSSFLIFAQKQRSPIVPAAQENREDLSSRKGAPRIAIAGIGTESSTFSPALAEEDAFRVRKGEDVMESYPFMSKDAFRKRAEWFPAMVSMASPGGAVTRKAYESLVEQTLELLKKNAPYDGLYFDLHGAMSVVGLDDPEGDFIARIREVVGKETIISTSMDLHGNVSWRLAYNSDLLTCFRMAPHEDRYETKERAVENLLSRIESGKGKPAYKAWIPVPILLPGEKTSTRVEPAKSLYAKLPDATAQEGVIDAAIWIGYAWADEPRNSAVVMVTGDDKSKVKSTAEQLANSLWEVRSKFDFVAPTDSLHGSLDKALASNKRPFFISDSGDNPTAGGAGDVTWTLKEILERPEFQSNNGPSLIYASIPGPELAAKATAAGVGAKVDGYVGALIDSRFAPPVRLKGTVESINDRAVVVRVGSIRVIVTKDRNRNTNFDKLNLDPKLTDIIVVKMGYLVPELYDMRADWIMALTPGGVDQDLESLEYNRINRPMFPLDKKMKSPDLTAKLIPSSEEYIPEN encoded by the coding sequence ATGAAAAAGGCAATTTTCCTTACGATTTTTTTTAGCCTGGTGATGTATTCATCTTTCCTCATTTTCGCTCAAAAACAGAGATCACCGATAGTTCCTGCTGCACAAGAGAATCGGGAAGATCTTTCTTCAAGGAAAGGAGCCCCAAGAATTGCCATTGCAGGTATTGGAACAGAATCCAGTACTTTTTCTCCGGCACTTGCTGAAGAGGATGCTTTTAGGGTAAGGAAAGGGGAAGATGTTATGGAATCCTACCCTTTTATGAGTAAAGATGCATTTCGTAAACGGGCAGAGTGGTTTCCGGCAATGGTATCAATGGCATCTCCGGGAGGTGCTGTAACAAGAAAAGCTTATGAATCCCTTGTGGAGCAAACCCTCGAATTGCTTAAAAAAAATGCGCCTTATGATGGTCTCTATTTTGATTTACATGGTGCTATGAGTGTGGTAGGTTTAGATGATCCTGAAGGTGATTTTATTGCCAGGATTCGGGAAGTAGTGGGAAAAGAAACTATTATTTCAACCTCTATGGATTTACACGGAAATGTTTCCTGGCGCCTGGCTTACAACAGCGATTTGCTCACCTGCTTTAGAATGGCACCTCATGAGGATCGGTATGAGACCAAGGAACGAGCGGTGGAGAATCTCCTTTCCCGTATAGAAAGTGGAAAAGGAAAACCTGCGTACAAAGCTTGGATACCTGTTCCAATATTACTGCCGGGGGAAAAAACGAGTACCCGTGTAGAACCTGCCAAAAGTTTGTATGCAAAACTTCCTGACGCAACTGCGCAGGAGGGGGTTATTGATGCAGCTATCTGGATTGGATATGCCTGGGCAGACGAACCCAGAAATAGTGCAGTTGTTATGGTTACGGGAGATGATAAGAGCAAAGTCAAAAGTACAGCTGAACAATTAGCGAATAGTTTATGGGAAGTAAGATCAAAATTTGATTTTGTCGCCCCTACAGACTCTTTACATGGAAGTCTGGATAAAGCATTGGCAAGTAATAAACGCCCCTTCTTCATTAGTGACTCGGGCGATAACCCTACTGCTGGAGGAGCTGGAGATGTTACCTGGACCTTGAAGGAAATTTTAGAACGTCCTGAATTTCAATCTAATAATGGACCTTCTTTAATTTATGCATCTATACCTGGACCGGAACTGGCAGCAAAAGCCACTGCGGCAGGGGTTGGTGCAAAAGTAGATGGATATGTGGGAGCTTTAATTGATTCCCGCTTTGCACCCCCGGTAAGATTAAAAGGTACAGTGGAATCTATTAATGACAGGGCAGTAGTAGTAAGAGTGGGTAGCATCAGGGTAATTGTAACTAAGGATCGAAATCGTAATACAAATTTCGATAAATTAAATCTTGATCCTAAATTAACAGATATTATTGTAGTTAAAATGGGCTATTTAGTACCTGAGCTTTATGATATGAGAGCAGATTGGATCATGGCACTTACTCCTGGTGGTGTAGACCAGGATCTGGAAAGTCTTGAATATAATAGGATTAACAGGCCTATGTTTCCCTTAGATAAAAAAATGAAAAGTCCTGACTTAACCGCCAAATTAATTCCTTCCTCAGAAGAATATATTCCGGAAAATTAG
- a CDS encoding beta-N-acetylhexosaminidase gives MKRKTKFYIISILVAAFFSSCANIQKSENIAAEGNPPSLIPAPQSLEWGDNMFRVPQENIICFNTGSETAAAWLQELLDSANKEVTITSGDACGNWNLTLDSQLEDELGEEGYTLNITNEIVEIKGATEAGLFYAVQTLRQLFPSEMEQGQYTGEDIFLRQVSITDYPEYPWRGTMVDVARSFFGLEYLKKHVDRMALYKLNRLHLHLSDDQGWRIEIKSWPKLTEVGSKGSVTGGRSGFLSQEEYKELQDYALSRNIIIVPEVDMPGHIYAALVSYPELNCPENSNIEPKLATPPGLYSGYEVGWSRFCLAQPETYDFVSDVIGELAEITKGPWIHIGGDEIEDPLYETFVVKADSIVQHHGKTAIGWEEVTKAPVSSSMISQEWTGKTESVVDVKKIVSICTNFYFDHANFPGQEGTLNWCKEDGVSLENAYSFMNDDPNVLGVEAIGMDRARLK, from the coding sequence ATGAAAAGAAAAACTAAATTCTATATTATCAGCATCCTGGTTGCAGCGTTTTTTTCGTCCTGTGCGAATATTCAAAAGTCTGAGAATATCGCAGCTGAAGGTAACCCTCCGTCTCTAATTCCTGCTCCCCAATCGCTGGAGTGGGGAGATAATATGTTTCGTGTCCCACAGGAGAATATTATTTGCTTTAATACAGGTAGTGAAACAGCAGCAGCCTGGCTTCAGGAACTTCTGGACAGCGCCAATAAAGAAGTGACAATAACTTCAGGAGACGCCTGCGGAAATTGGAATCTGACTTTAGATTCGCAATTGGAGGACGAATTGGGAGAGGAAGGTTATACTCTTAATATCACCAATGAAATTGTAGAAATTAAAGGTGCTACTGAAGCTGGTCTTTTTTACGCCGTTCAAACCCTAAGACAACTCTTTCCATCTGAAATGGAACAGGGGCAATATACAGGAGAGGATATTTTTCTTCGACAGGTAAGCATAACAGATTATCCTGAATATCCCTGGAGAGGAACTATGGTAGATGTAGCCCGCAGTTTCTTTGGTTTGGAGTACCTTAAAAAGCATGTGGACAGGATGGCTCTGTATAAATTGAACAGGCTCCATTTACACCTTTCCGATGATCAGGGTTGGAGGATTGAAATAAAGAGCTGGCCAAAATTAACAGAGGTGGGTTCTAAAGGATCTGTTACAGGTGGAAGATCAGGTTTTTTATCACAGGAAGAATACAAGGAATTACAGGACTATGCCCTTTCCCGCAATATTATTATTGTACCTGAAGTGGATATGCCGGGCCATATTTACGCCGCATTAGTTTCTTATCCCGAACTAAACTGCCCGGAGAATTCTAATATTGAACCTAAACTTGCAACTCCTCCCGGATTGTATTCTGGTTACGAGGTGGGTTGGAGCAGGTTTTGCCTGGCGCAGCCTGAAACTTATGATTTTGTTTCTGATGTAATAGGTGAACTGGCCGAGATTACTAAAGGACCATGGATACATATAGGTGGTGATGAAATTGAAGATCCTTTATATGAAACTTTCGTCGTAAAGGCAGATTCTATCGTACAACATCACGGTAAAACTGCTATAGGCTGGGAAGAAGTCACAAAAGCTCCTGTGAGCTCCAGTATGATTAGCCAGGAGTGGACCGGAAAAACCGAAAGCGTTGTTGATGTTAAGAAGATCGTATCTATTTGCACAAATTTCTATTTTGATCACGCTAATTTCCCGGGACAGGAAGGCACCTTAAACTGGTGTAAAGAAGATGGTGTTTCTTTGGAAAATGCTTACAGCTTTATGAATGATGATCCTAATGTATTAGGAGTTGAAGCAATTGGTATGGACAGAGCACGTCTTAAATGA
- a CDS encoding sugar phosphate isomerase/epimerase yields MKNISLMVVFMMLVMQPVSAQQNSEGKDLDWKLGVQAYTFKNFTFSEALDKIKSIDLKFVEAYPGQKIGGGIEGTMHYDMDAQTRNKVKQLLDSKGIKLAAYGVVSGKNEEDWKKLFEFAREMQIKIINSEPAPEDLDMVNRLAK; encoded by the coding sequence ATGAAAAATATTTCACTAATGGTGGTTTTTATGATGCTGGTAATGCAGCCAGTTTCAGCACAACAAAATTCAGAGGGTAAAGATCTGGACTGGAAATTAGGAGTTCAGGCATATACTTTCAAAAATTTTACTTTTTCAGAAGCGCTCGATAAAATAAAAAGTATTGATTTAAAATTTGTAGAAGCTTATCCAGGACAAAAAATAGGAGGTGGTATAGAAGGCACTATGCACTATGATATGGACGCTCAAACCAGGAATAAGGTAAAACAGTTACTGGACTCAAAAGGAATCAAACTGGCGGCTTATGGAGTGGTTTCCGGGAAAAATGAGGAAGACTGGAAAAAATTATTTGAATTTGCCCGGGAAATGCAAATCAAAATCATCAATTCTGAACCTGCGCCGGAAGACCTGGATATGGTGAATAGATTAGCTAAGTGA
- a CDS encoding sugar phosphate isomerase/epimerase, with protein sequence MALHNHPEPSTYWNPDTVLEAVKGRENIKACADVGHWIRSGMNPVENLKKLEGHIASLHFKDLNEKTKEAHDVPWGTGISDVDSLVEELKRQGFEGVISVEYEHNWDTSLPEIEQSVNYFKKIVN encoded by the coding sequence GTGGCTCTCCATAATCATCCTGAGCCCAGTACATACTGGAATCCTGATACTGTCCTTGAAGCTGTAAAAGGACGGGAAAATATAAAGGCTTGTGCAGATGTTGGCCACTGGATTCGATCTGGAATGAATCCTGTGGAAAATTTGAAAAAGCTGGAAGGCCATATTGCCAGTCTTCACTTTAAAGATCTAAATGAAAAGACAAAAGAAGCACACGATGTACCCTGGGGGACAGGAATAAGTGATGTGGATTCATTGGTAGAAGAATTAAAACGTCAGGGATTTGAGGGAGTTATTTCTGTTGAATATGAGCACAACTGGGACACCTCTCTTCCTGAAATAGAACAAAGTGTAAACTACTTTAAGAAAATTGTGAATTAA
- a CDS encoding sugar MFS transporter, with the protein MSIVANSEQPKASPSNTNRAIIIIGALFFIFGFVTWLNSLLIPYLEIACELTKFQSFFVTFAFYIAYVVMAPVSTRTLNYFGFKKGMSVALGVMAIGALLFIPAAMSRTYIIFLIGLFIMGSGLAILQTASNPYITIVGPAESAAKRISIMGICNKLAGAIAPILIGFFLQLDKADQLQAELADLSPALRNAELDEMALRVIPPYIGIVVVLLLLGLWVYKSSLPEVDEEEEEEVTTSYAAGKTSVFQFPHVMLGVFTLFLYVGVEVIAGDSIISYGSSQGIPLTTAKFFATGTMVAMVIGYIIGIFSIPKFIKQENALRVSAILGVVFSIIAIFTEGYVSLVFIALLGLANALMWPAIWPLVLADVGKFTKAASSLLVMGIAGGAIVPLMYGALAEEWNPRDAYWIMVPCYLFILYYSIKGYKIRN; encoded by the coding sequence ATGTCAATTGTAGCCAATTCAGAACAACCTAAAGCATCGCCTTCAAATACCAATCGCGCAATTATCATTATAGGAGCGCTATTCTTTATTTTTGGATTTGTCACCTGGTTAAATTCCTTACTAATTCCTTACCTGGAGATAGCTTGTGAATTAACAAAATTTCAATCATTTTTTGTCACTTTTGCTTTTTACATCGCTTATGTTGTAATGGCTCCGGTTTCAACCCGTACCCTTAACTACTTTGGATTTAAGAAAGGAATGTCTGTAGCCCTGGGAGTCATGGCAATAGGTGCTTTACTATTTATTCCAGCTGCGATGAGCAGGACTTATATAATATTCTTAATAGGGCTATTTATAATGGGAAGCGGTTTAGCAATTCTACAAACGGCGTCTAATCCTTATATTACAATAGTTGGTCCTGCAGAGAGTGCTGCAAAGCGTATAAGTATTATGGGTATTTGTAATAAACTTGCAGGTGCTATTGCTCCAATTCTTATTGGTTTTTTCCTGCAATTAGATAAAGCAGATCAACTTCAGGCAGAATTAGCAGATCTTTCACCTGCACTTAGAAATGCTGAACTGGATGAAATGGCGCTAAGGGTTATTCCACCATATATAGGAATTGTGGTGGTGCTATTGTTGCTTGGGCTTTGGGTGTATAAGTCAAGCCTTCCGGAGGTTGATGAAGAAGAGGAAGAGGAAGTGACAACTTCTTATGCGGCCGGAAAAACAAGTGTTTTCCAGTTTCCGCATGTAATGCTTGGTGTCTTTACACTTTTTCTTTACGTGGGAGTTGAGGTAATCGCCGGAGATAGTATTATAAGTTATGGCTCATCTCAGGGAATACCTCTTACAACGGCTAAATTCTTTGCAACCGGAACTATGGTTGCTATGGTGATAGGTTATATAATAGGAATATTTTCAATTCCGAAGTTCATTAAGCAGGAGAATGCGCTAAGGGTTTCAGCCATTTTAGGTGTTGTGTTTTCTATAATAGCCATTTTTACAGAAGGATATGTTTCTCTTGTATTTATAGCTTTGTTAGGTTTAGCAAACGCTCTTATGTGGCCTGCAATCTGGCCTTTAGTACTTGCAGATGTAGGTAAATTTACTAAGGCAGCATCTTCTTTGTTGGTAATGGGAATCGCGGGGGGAGCCATCGTTCCACTAATGTATGGAGCACTGGCTGAAGAGTGGAATCCCCGGGATGCATATTGGATTATGGTTCCTTGCTACCTGTTCATTTTATATTATTCAATCAAAGGTTATAAAATAAGAAATTAA
- a CDS encoding Gfo/Idh/MocA family oxidoreductase: MKTVNVALVGFGSGARFFNAPIISSIEGFDIKKILTSTPDNVKNAETDFPKAIILTDYKEILEDSSIGLVVIATPNHTHTDYAARALKAGKHVIVEKPLATSSQDAEYLIDLSKSHNKLLTVNHNRRWASDFLTVKKLLEQKRLGRLVEYEAHLDRFRKEIKTGWKQEKENAGNGLLYDLGSHLIDQALLLFGHPLEVFASLQIQRDEAQVVDNFELILFYSGLKVTLKAGMLVREKGPVFTLYGTDGTFLKSGYDVQEEALKRGEKPQNVLQWGEEPKDSWGKLTTVAGTEMIKSERGNYKKVYQNLYDAILGKEDLEITGEQAKAVVKVIELAMKSHAEKRIIPFAD; this comes from the coding sequence ATGAAAACAGTAAATGTGGCACTTGTGGGATTTGGTTCTGGCGCTAGATTTTTTAATGCTCCAATCATTTCCAGTATAGAAGGCTTTGATATCAAAAAAATTTTGACATCAACACCTGACAATGTAAAAAATGCCGAAACAGATTTTCCTAAGGCTATAATTTTAACCGATTATAAGGAAATTCTGGAGGATTCGTCTATTGGACTGGTGGTGATTGCAACGCCAAATCACACTCATACAGATTATGCAGCAAGAGCATTAAAAGCGGGTAAACATGTGATCGTTGAAAAACCTCTTGCCACGTCATCTCAGGACGCTGAATATCTAATAGACCTCTCCAAAAGCCACAACAAACTTCTTACTGTAAATCACAATAGGCGTTGGGCAAGTGATTTCCTAACTGTCAAAAAGCTTCTTGAACAAAAAAGACTGGGAAGGCTTGTTGAATATGAAGCGCATCTGGACAGGTTCCGGAAGGAAATTAAAACGGGTTGGAAGCAGGAAAAGGAAAATGCAGGAAATGGGCTTCTTTATGATCTTGGAAGCCATCTTATCGATCAGGCACTTTTGTTATTTGGACATCCCCTGGAGGTTTTTGCCAGTCTTCAAATACAGCGGGATGAGGCACAAGTGGTAGATAATTTTGAGCTAATACTTTTTTATTCAGGATTAAAAGTTACTCTGAAGGCCGGAATGCTGGTAAGAGAAAAAGGTCCTGTATTCACCCTATACGGAACCGATGGTACTTTTTTAAAATCAGGATATGATGTGCAGGAGGAGGCTTTAAAAAGAGGTGAAAAACCTCAGAATGTTTTGCAGTGGGGTGAAGAACCTAAAGATTCTTGGGGTAAGTTAACCACTGTGGCTGGAACGGAAATGATAAAAAGTGAAAGGGGAAATTATAAAAAAGTATATCAGAACCTTTATGATGCGATCCTTGGTAAGGAAGATCTGGAAATAACAGGTGAACAGGCTAAAGCTGTGGTTAAAGTTATTGAACTGGCAATGAAGAGCCATGCCGAAAAAAGGATAATTCCTTTTGCAGACTAA
- a CDS encoding ROK family protein, protein MGSKIVGIDIGATKIHIGLVQDSTVVRELKFSTTAGGSKEEIMSTLVQKIEEISEPGIEGIGIGVPGLVDSKKGIIYDLENIPSWKEVHLKDYLEDHFQKPVKITNDANVFVMGEKIFGKGRPYENLVGITLGSGFGTGIIIDHKLYSGAFSSAGELGNIPYRDKTIEEYCSGKFFRDIHGTTGNEVYNLALKNDEGALKIFQEFGEHLGEALKLILYVLSPQAILLGGSVSNSFRFFEEPLVETVSSFPFKKVRDQLKIMHSNIPNISILGSAALILSEEKSPKF, encoded by the coding sequence ATGGGCTCCAAAATAGTAGGAATTGACATAGGTGCAACAAAAATACACATTGGTCTTGTACAGGACTCAACGGTGGTTAGGGAATTAAAATTTTCCACGACGGCCGGAGGTTCAAAGGAAGAAATAATGTCTACTCTTGTTCAAAAAATTGAAGAAATAAGTGAACCCGGGATAGAAGGTATAGGTATAGGTGTTCCTGGATTAGTAGATAGCAAAAAAGGAATTATATACGATCTTGAAAATATACCCTCCTGGAAAGAAGTACATTTAAAGGATTATCTTGAGGATCATTTTCAAAAGCCTGTAAAAATCACCAACGATGCCAACGTCTTTGTAATGGGTGAGAAGATTTTTGGAAAGGGAAGACCATACGAAAATCTCGTGGGTATAACTTTGGGTTCGGGATTTGGTACAGGGATTATTATAGACCACAAACTTTATTCCGGTGCTTTTTCAAGTGCAGGGGAACTGGGAAATATCCCTTATCGTGATAAAACTATAGAAGAGTATTGTAGTGGAAAATTTTTCCGTGATATACATGGTACTACAGGTAATGAAGTATACAATTTAGCTTTAAAAAATGATGAGGGGGCTTTAAAGATTTTTCAGGAATTTGGAGAACATTTGGGAGAAGCTTTAAAGTTAATTCTCTACGTTCTCTCTCCTCAGGCAATATTACTGGGAGGTTCGGTAAGTAATTCCTTCAGGTTTTTTGAAGAACCTCTTGTTGAAACTGTTAGTAGCTTTCCTTTTAAAAAGGTGCGGGATCAATTAAAGATTATGCATTCCAATATTCCCAATATTTCTATTCTTGGATCAGCCGCCCTAATTCTTTCAGAAGAAAAATCACCTAAATTTTAA
- a CDS encoding endonuclease/exonuclease/phosphatase family protein, with protein sequence MANFLKGIVAGMAVIFAVACSSSSSTADSSEMDGSNQEKVGEELRVMAYNIHHANPPSKPEFIDLNAIVETIRNEDPDLVALQEVDFNTERSGAGNQAEQIASLLNMNYFFGKAIDYEGGEYGVAILSKFPLAEEKVERLPTQAGTNGEPRVLVTAKIVTPKGNTIRFGSTHLDAQREPTNRLLQIKKIVELAQDEELPFIIAGDFNAVQDSEVMNIFTNDFGLTCTDCPFTISTDNPVKTIDFIGFNPASGKFKVKNHHVVKQDYASDHFPIVSNLVIVQ encoded by the coding sequence TTGGCAAATTTTTTAAAAGGTATTGTAGCCGGAATGGCAGTTATTTTTGCTGTTGCCTGTTCCTCTTCATCATCTACTGCAGATTCTTCAGAAATGGACGGATCTAATCAGGAAAAAGTTGGAGAAGAATTGCGTGTAATGGCTTATAACATTCATCACGCTAATCCTCCCTCTAAACCGGAATTTATAGATCTTAATGCAATTGTGGAAACCATTCGCAATGAAGATCCAGATCTTGTAGCTCTTCAGGAGGTAGACTTTAACACAGAAAGATCGGGAGCTGGCAACCAGGCAGAGCAAATAGCCAGTCTATTAAATATGAACTATTTTTTTGGAAAGGCCATAGACTATGAAGGAGGAGAATATGGAGTGGCGATTCTTTCTAAGTTTCCTTTAGCAGAGGAAAAGGTGGAAAGGCTTCCCACACAGGCTGGTACCAATGGTGAACCCCGGGTACTTGTCACAGCTAAAATTGTAACTCCTAAAGGTAATACGATTCGCTTTGGCAGTACACATTTGGACGCCCAGAGAGAACCAACGAACAGGTTATTACAAATTAAGAAAATAGTCGAGTTGGCCCAGGATGAAGAGCTACCCTTTATTATAGCGGGGGATTTTAACGCGGTTCAGGATTCAGAGGTGATGAACATTTTTACAAATGATTTTGGATTAACCTGTACAGATTGTCCCTTCACCATCTCAACAGATAATCCTGTAAAGACAATTGACTTTATTGGTTTCAATCCTGCCTCGGGAAAATTTAAAGTGAAAAATCATCACGTTGTAAAGCAAGATTATGCGTCAGATCATTTTCCAATTGTTTCCAACCTGGTAATTGTACAATAA